The sequence CCTGCAATTGTGGCGTTAGCAGTGCCATTATATAAAGAGTTTGTTTATATAAAATCACAATTAAAGAATATTTTAATCGCTTGTACTTTAGGTGTACTAAGTTCTACAAGCACAGCTTTATTTATCGCTTATATCTTAGGTGCTGATAATCAGATAATCGCCTCTGTCGCACCCAATGCCGTAACCTCACCTATTGCAATGACATTAACAAACTCTTTAGGTGGGATCGCCGCACTCGCCGCCGCTATTGTAATATTAATTGGCGTATTAGGGGCTATTTTTGCTCATCCATTTTTAAAATTAATAGGTGTATCAGATAAAGCTGCACAAGGATTAGCTATGGGAGCAGCATGCCATGCACTTGGTACAGCACGTGCTGTAGAGATTGATTCTAAAATAGGTGCTTTTGCGTCGGTATCTTTAATTGTCAGTGCTGTACTCACTTCTATTATCTTACCTATTTTATACCCTTTGCTTATGAGTGCATTGAAAAGTATATAGCTTTAACTTGTGCCCACTTTTTTTCTATTGGATTCAAGTCAGGACTGTATGGCGGTAAAATTCCAATTTGCATCCATGCTCATCAATAGCATCCAACATATCCTCTCTTTTATGAAACGAAGCATTGTCCATGACAATCACTGCATCATTAGATATTTTAGGGAGTAAACCTTGGGTTAGCCATGCGTAGAATACGTCTGAGTTGATGTCGCAAGAAAAAACACTCAGCGTGACAAATGTAGCACCGATAATTGCCCCGATAACATTTACTCGACCTCTAGCATGCCAGTCATGGTTGCCATAGCAGCGGGACCCACTTTTGCATACACATAAAGGCGTGGCATACACTGAGCAAAGCCACTTTCATCCAAATAAACGATTTGATTACCTGCTTTTTCATAAGCGGATATTTTTCCCTAAAACATACGCGAGCTTCATAATTCGCTTTGGGGTGACTCAACGTTTTTTTATAGGTAATCTTGAGTCGTTTTAGACCCTAATGAATGGCAGGTTGCCCACATTTAGCCGTTTGGCTCGCTCCTACTGATAATCATCAGGATAGTTCTCTACATCTTTTGCAAGTTTGTCCATATCAAGCTTAGTTGCCGGTTTTTGGCGGGTAGAGCATGGGGTGATGTTGTTATGCCAGCGAAATAATGTTCTTAAGCTGATAGCGATTTGCTCACTGGTGTTTTCAAATGTGAGGTTATAACTTTCTTTTTAAGCCAATACGTGCCGGCGAAAATCGATACTATAAGTCAGCAAATTATTATGTCATATTATTTTTATTTAGCTATAGTCTGCTGGTAAATAAATAAAGTTCTTTGTTATGGTGAGAATCTGAAGAGCCACAAACTCAAATTTAAGGCACAAAAAAACCGACTTTATGTCGGCTTGTATCTCTAATGAAAGAGTCTAAAGTGGTGGGCGCAGGAGGATTCGAACCTCCGACCGCTCGGTTCGTAGCCGAGTACTCTATCCAGCTGAGCTATGCACCCACTTTAAAGTTACTGTTTATTTATTTTAACATCTTAAATTTGATGTTCTAAAGTGGTGGGCGCAGGAGGATTCGAACCTCCGACCGCTCGGTTCGTAGCCGAGTACTCTATCCAGCTGAGCTATGCACCCGCTTTAGAATTACTGTTTATTTATTTTAACATCTTAAATTTGATGTTCTAAAGTGGTGGGCGCAGGAGGATTCGAACCTCCGACCGCTCGGTTCGTAGCCGAGTACTCTATCCAGCTGAGCTATGCACCCACTTTAGAATTACTGTTTATTTATTTTTACATCTTAAATTTGATGTCATGAAGTGGTGGGCGCAGGAGGATTCGAACCTCCGACCGCTCGGTTCGTAGCCGAGTACTCTATCCAGCTGAGCTATGCACCCGCTTCATAATCACATTAACAAGAACCAAATATAAAATAAATGGCGGAGAAGGAGGGATTCGAACCCTCGATAGAGCTACAAACCCTATACTCCCTTAGCAGGGGAGCGCCTTCGGCCACTCGGCCACCTCTCCGTCTTGTTGGGGCGTATAATAAAGACTTCGAAAAATAAGTCAAACCTTTTTATAAGGAATTTCACTGTATGCTCAGTCTTTACACACCATTGTTTATTTTATGTTTAATTAGCTTAAAATCAAAACAATATTTCAAATATTTATCATCTTTTAATTCAAATAAAAAACGCCGCTAATGCGGCGTTTTTAAAAAAGGATGACTTAAGAGTCTATTATTCTACTTCTGGTCGCATATGCGGGAATAAAATAACATCTTTAATTGTTGATGAATCAGTAAATAGCATTACTAAGCGATCTATACCAATGCCTTCACCAGCCGTAGGTGGCAAACCATATTCTAATGCACGGATGTAATCTTCATCGAAATGCATCGCTTCATCATCACCGGCATCTTTTTCTTCAACTTGACGAGAGAAACGCTCAGCTTGATCAGATGCATCATTTAGCTCAGAGAAACCATTCGCTAATTCACGACCACCAACAAAAAATTCAAATCTATCTGTTACAAATGCATTATCATCATTACGACGTGCTAATGGTGATACTTCCCATGGATAAGCAGTAATAAAAGTAGGCTGTATTAATTTGTGCTCAGCAGTTTCTTCAAAGATCTCACATAAGAACTTGCCTGGACCCCAAACACATTTTTCAGGTATACGAACATGCACTTGTTTAGCGTATGCTTTTAACTCTTCAAAATGATTTTCAGGATCTTGGAATACTTCGGCTTTAAAGTCTGGGTTATATTTTAAGATTGCATCAGCCATAGTGATTCGAGTAAATGGTTTTCCAAAATCATACTCAACTGATTCTACAACTTCACCCGCTTCATCTTTCGTCGTATTAATTACGATAGGTGAACCAAGTACATCAGTTGCAACTGTACGTAACATATCTTCTGTTAAGTTCATTAAGTCATTGTAGTCAGCATATGCTTGGTAGAATTCAATCATAGTGAATTCGGGGTTATGACGCGTAGATAAACCTTCATTTCTAAAGTTACGGTTGATTTCGAATACACGCTCAAAACCACCAACAACTAAACGCTTAAGGTAAAGTTCTGGTGCGATACGCAAATACATATCGATATCTAACGCATTATGATGCGTTTCAAATGGACGAGCCGTTGCACCACCAGGGATAGTTTGTAACATTGGCGTTTCAACTTCCATGAAGTCACGGTCAGCTAAGAAACGACGAATACCTTCAACAACTTTAGAACGGATACGGAATGTATTACGCGTATCTTCATTAGTGATCAAATCAACATAACGTTGGCGGTATTTAGTTTCTTGATCAGATAGACCATGAAATTTCTCAGGTAATGGACGTAATGATTTAGTTAATAACTGGTACTCAGCCATATCAACATATAAATCACCTTTACCTGATTTATTTAACGAACCAGTTACACCGATAATGTCACCGATATCTAATTGGCCATACTTTTCTTTTAAGTCTTTTTGTACTGGTTTTGCTGCATATGCTTGAATTCGGCCTTTCATGTCTTGTACAACATAAAAAGGACCACGTTTAGCTAAAATACGGCCAGCAATTGATACTACCTGATTTAACTCTACTAATTCTTCTTTTGACTTTTCGCCAAACTCAGTTTGTAAGTCTAAAGTATAATGTTCACGATTAAACTGGTTAGGGTGACCATTTGCAGGGCAGTTTTCACGGATTGTGTCTAATTTGCCTCTACGTTCTGCAATTAGCTTATTTTCATCTTGAATTTGATCTGTCATTTTCAACTCTTTATCGATTCTGTTATCTATTCGTTATATTAATTACAAACCTGATTTAAGGCTTGCTTCAATAAACCTATCTAAGTCACCATCTAGTACAGCTTGAGTATTACGGTTTTCAATTCCCGTACGTAAATCTTTAATACGAGAATCATCAAGTACATAAGATCTAATTTGACTACCCCAACCAATATCAGATTTTGCATCCTCCTGAGATTGCTTTTCAGAATTTTGCTTTTGTAACTCTAACTCAAACAACTTAGCTTTAAGTTGTTTCATTGCGTGAGCTTTATTTTTATGCTGTGAACGTTCATTTTGACATTGCACAACAGTATTTGTTGGTACGTGAGTAATACGTACCGCTGATTCTGTGGTATTTACGTGCTGACCACCGGCACCTGATGCTCGGTATACATCAATACGTAATTCAGCAGGATTGATATCAATTTCTATATTGTCATCAATTTCTGGATAAATAAACGCAGAAGCAAATGACGTATGGCGACGACCACTTGAATCAAATGGGCTTTTACGTACTAAACGGTGTACGCCTGTTTCTGTACGTAACCAACCATAAGCGTATTGGCCTGTCACTTGAATTGTTGCGCCTTTAATACCTGCAACATCACCAGGTGTTACTTCAATAACTTGTGCTTTAAAGCCTTTCGCTTCAGCCCAACGTAAATACATACGAAGCAACATTTCACACCAGTCTTGGGCTTCTGTGCCGCCTGATCCTGATTGTAAATCTAAATATGCGTTATTTTCATCTTGCGCACCAGAGAACATACGACGAAATTCTAGCTTTTCTAATTGCACAATCAAAGCATTGGCTTCTGATAGTGCTTCATCGAAAGTATCTTCATCTTCGGCTTCAACAGCTAATTCAACTAAGCCTTCAACATCTTCAACACCTGCATCAAGCACATCTATTGTTTCTACGATAGCTTCTAGTGATGATTTTTCTTTACCTAGCGCTTGTGCACGCTCAGGTTCATTCCATACTGCAGAATCTTCAAGTTCGGCATTCACTTCTTCTAACCGCTCTTTTCTTAGAGGGTAGTCAAAGGTACCCCCTAAGCATATCGGTTCTTTCGCGAATATCCTTGATTTGATTCATCACAGGGTTCACTTCAAACATCCAATTGCTCCATAATGCCTGCCTTAAATTATAAGGCGGAAATTTTAGCAAAAAAAAAACAATTTTATTAGCATTAAACCGACTATTTATTGAATAATGTAAAAATAATAAATCTTGTTCATATATCCTGTACTTTCCCGACATCACTACAGATAATGATTCATCAAAAAAATATAAGAAAAATAAAAATGTTTGGAAATAGAAAGTCTGAACGTCAGGTCATTATAGATATGGCTGATAAACAAAAACGTTACGAGGCATTAGTTAAAACATACCATAGTGAGCTATATCGGTTTGCATGTTGGTTATGTCGAGACCCTAGTGTTGCAGAGGACGTATTACAAGAAACATTCTTACGCGCATGGCGCTCATTGGATTCACTGCTAGATCAAAAAGCAGCGAAGTCATGGTTGATCACAATATTAAGACGTGAAAATGCCAGACGATTTGAGCGGAAACAATTTGATTACTCTGATGTTGAACAAGATACATTAATGGATACCACCACTGATTCTCTTGAACAAAATATGGAACAAACAAATTTACAGCGCCAAATAATGAAATTACCTGACGAATATAGAGAACCTTTATTATTACAAATTGTAATGGGTTGCTCCGGTGAAGAGATTAGTGAAATTTTAGAGCTCAATAAAAACACCGTAATGACGCGTTTATTTAGAGCGCGTAATCAATTAAAAGATTCTTTAACCCAAACAGACACAATACAAAGAGGAGTAAAATAAGATGGATGAACTCGAATTTCGCCGACGTCTCTACGCTGAGCCGAATGAAAATGATCCTCTTATTGAAGCATTCGCCAAAGAAGATGTTGATCGAAATAAATTTTTAAATGATATCAAACAACTTGATAAAGATATTACTGACGCACTGAATATTCCAGTGCCAGAAAACTTAGCTGATAAACTTATTTTAAACCAAGCTATAGAAAGCCATAGAGTTGATAAGAAAAAGCGCAGAGTGCATTTAGCAATCGCTGCATCAGTTGCATTTTGTTGTAGTATATTAATTAACTTTACAATGAAACAAGCTCCTTTAGACATTGGTCAACATGCATTAGCCCATGTCAATCATGAGCTAAACTCATTGAAGCCAACAGATAGAAGATATCAATTAGAGCAAATTAATACGCAACTCGCATCATTTGGAGGTTCTGTATCGAGCTTACCGGGTGAAGTAAGTTATTCAACTTTTTGTGATTTCGATGGACAGAAAAGCTTGCACCTAGTTTTTCAAACAGCTCAAGGCCCAGTTACTTTATTCATCGTGCCAAGTAAAAATGGCTATAATGCGCAATCTCAATTTAATAATGAACGCTTCAATGGTCAAATTTATCAAACCCAAGAAGCAAGCTTAATTATGCTTGGTGAAAATGGTCAAGATTTAGAAAAGTATCAAAAACAAGTTGCTGATAATATCATTTGGGAAACTTAATAAACCTGCTAAGCAGGTTTATTAAAGGCTACTTCGTAGCAAATAAAAAAAACTGTACTTAAAACTTATAAAGGAGTTTTAAGTACAATCAATATCCCCCTCATTTAAAATTAAACATACAACAAAACGACATTTAAGATAAACTTATAATTTAATTACGTTTATTTCACCCTTGAAAACAATAGCGTACTTAATCTCCATTACACATTGACAAGTATTTTCTAAACCCTACAATCTTGACCGAATTATTTTTAAACAGGTCAGTTATGAAAAAACTATTTATAATCTTTACTCTTTTTACTTTAATGCTAGGAACCAGCTTTGATTCTGAGGCACGTAAGAAGTTTGGTAGTCGCAGTAAAGGTAAAACACAACAAACTACTCAAGCAAAAAAACAAGGTTCTACGACACAGCAAAAAGAAGCACCAAAGAAATCATCAAGTAAAAAAGGCTTAATGGCTGGTATTTTTGGTGGTTTACTTATGGGTGGTTTAATTGCTGCTATGATGGGTGGAGACTTTGAAGGTTTGCAAATCATGGATATGCTATTAATGGCATTGGTTGCGTTTGTATTATTTAAATTATTTAAAAGCTTTATGCAGAAAAAAGCGCAAACACAATCTGCTTATGCTGGTCAACAAAATGCACTCTTCCCTGCTCAACAACAAAAAGAAAATGTAACACCATTTTCAGCAAGCTCGGCTAAACAAACTGACTCTGTGCCATTTAATTTACCACAAGGCTTTGATGTAAATGGTTTCTTAAAAGGTGCGAATGATCATTACCATACACTTCAAAAAGCATGGAATGATAACAACTTAGAAACAATTCAAGAATATGTTTCGATTGAATTGTTTAATGAATTAACATCTGAAAGAAAAGATGTTGAAACCGTTGAAACACAGGTTATGTTTGTAGATTGTGAATTAGCTAGAGCAAATACTAGCCCAGTGCTTTGGGAAGTCAGTGTTAAGTTTACGGGTAAGTACCGTGATTTAACAGAGCAAGCTGATGAGCAAGTAATTGATGAGGTTTGGCATTTAGAAAGAAACCTTACGCAAGCTGATTCACCATGGTTGATTGTTGGTATTGAAGATAAAGCATAATAGCGCTTCTATTAAAGGTTAATCATTTCAATAAAAAAGCATATTCAAACTTTGAATATGCTTTTTTTATACTTAAAAGTAACGCCACGTAGTGACCTTAATTAAAGTTGCGTAGCAAATTTAATGTTCTTTAAGCATCTCATCAAATTTATTACTAACTGACTGCTTTGGCTGGCCTGAAAGCTTACTTACAACGATGATAGTCAAAGTACATAAAATAAAGCCAGGTACTAGCTCATACATAGTTGCACTTAAAGATTGACCATTAATTGTGATTGGTGCATATATCCAGAACAATACTGTTGCAGCACCTACAACCATGCCAGCTAAAGCACCATTGCGATTCATTTTATTCCAGTAAAGGCTCAATATCACAACAGGACCAAACGCAGCACCAAAACCAGCCCATGCGTTACTTACTAGTGTAAGAATAGAGCTATCTCTATCATATGCTAAAAATATCGCCACTAAAGCCACTAAAAATACAGAGATACGGCCAACTAAAACTAACTGTTTATCTGTTGCATCTTTATTCAAAAATGCTTGATAAAAGTCACCTGTTAAAGAGCTTGAAGTCACTAATAATTGAGATGATATGGTACTCATAATTGCCGCTAATATTGCAGCCAATAAAAAACCAGCAATTAATGGATGGAATAATATCTGGGATAGTAAAATGAATATTGTTTCTGGATCATCTAATTGAATGCCCGTTGACGCAACATAAGCAATACCAGCAAAACCTGTTGCCATAGCACCTATAAGCGATACTATCATCCAACTCATGCCGATACGTCTTGCTACTGGCACATCTTTCACTGAACGGATAGCC is a genomic window of Pseudoalteromonas sp. '520P1 No. 423' containing:
- a CDS encoding LrgB family protein; this encodes MIYIGIILTIVIFLIFKTIQNITTWLILNPILLTMLLIMLILISSDSTYSDYANSNLPLTLLLEPAIVALAVPLYKEFVYIKSQLKNILIACTLGVLSSTSTALFIAYILGADNQIIASVAPNAVTSPIAMTLTNSLGGIAALAAAIVILIGVLGAIFAHPFLKLIGVSDKAAQGLAMGAACHALGTARAVEIDSKIGAFASVSLIVSAVLTSIILPILYPLLMSALKSI
- a CDS encoding DUF3379 family protein; its protein translation is MDELEFRRRLYAEPNENDPLIEAFAKEDVDRNKFLNDIKQLDKDITDALNIPVPENLADKLILNQAIESHRVDKKKRRVHLAIAASVAFCCSILINFTMKQAPLDIGQHALAHVNHELNSLKPTDRRYQLEQINTQLASFGGSVSSLPGEVSYSTFCDFDGQKSLHLVFQTAQGPVTLFIVPSKNGYNAQSQFNNERFNGQIYQTQEASLIMLGENGQDLEKYQKQVADNIIWET
- the prfB gene encoding peptide chain release factor 2 (programmed frameshift); this encodes MFEVNPVMNQIKDIRERTDMLRGYLDYPLRKERLEEVNAELEDSAVWNEPERAQALGKEKSSLEAIVETIDVLDAGVEDVEGLVELAVEAEDEDTFDEALSEANALIVQLEKLEFRRMFSGAQDENNAYLDLQSGSGGTEAQDWCEMLLRMYLRWAEAKGFKAQVIEVTPGDVAGIKGATIQVTGQYAYGWLRTETGVHRLVRKSPFDSSGRRHTSFASAFIYPEIDDNIEIDINPAELRIDVYRASGAGGQHVNTTESAVRITHVPTNTVVQCQNERSQHKNKAHAMKQLKAKLFELELQKQNSEKQSQEDAKSDIGWGSQIRSYVLDDSRIKDLRTGIENRNTQAVLDGDLDRFIEASLKSGL
- a CDS encoding Tim44 domain-containing protein, with amino-acid sequence MKKLFIIFTLFTLMLGTSFDSEARKKFGSRSKGKTQQTTQAKKQGSTTQQKEAPKKSSSKKGLMAGIFGGLLMGGLIAAMMGGDFEGLQIMDMLLMALVAFVLFKLFKSFMQKKAQTQSAYAGQQNALFPAQQQKENVTPFSASSAKQTDSVPFNLPQGFDVNGFLKGANDHYHTLQKAWNDNNLETIQEYVSIELFNELTSERKDVETVETQVMFVDCELARANTSPVLWEVSVKFTGKYRDLTEQADEQVIDEVWHLERNLTQADSPWLIVGIEDKA
- the lysS gene encoding lysine--tRNA ligase — its product is MTDQIQDENKLIAERRGKLDTIRENCPANGHPNQFNREHYTLDLQTEFGEKSKEELVELNQVVSIAGRILAKRGPFYVVQDMKGRIQAYAAKPVQKDLKEKYGQLDIGDIIGVTGSLNKSGKGDLYVDMAEYQLLTKSLRPLPEKFHGLSDQETKYRQRYVDLITNEDTRNTFRIRSKVVEGIRRFLADRDFMEVETPMLQTIPGGATARPFETHHNALDIDMYLRIAPELYLKRLVVGGFERVFEINRNFRNEGLSTRHNPEFTMIEFYQAYADYNDLMNLTEDMLRTVATDVLGSPIVINTTKDEAGEVVESVEYDFGKPFTRITMADAILKYNPDFKAEVFQDPENHFEELKAYAKQVHVRIPEKCVWGPGKFLCEIFEETAEHKLIQPTFITAYPWEVSPLARRNDDNAFVTDRFEFFVGGRELANGFSELNDASDQAERFSRQVEEKDAGDDEAMHFDEDYIRALEYGLPPTAGEGIGIDRLVMLFTDSSTIKDVILFPHMRPEVE
- a CDS encoding sigma-70 family RNA polymerase sigma factor, with amino-acid sequence MFGNRKSERQVIIDMADKQKRYEALVKTYHSELYRFACWLCRDPSVAEDVLQETFLRAWRSLDSLLDQKAAKSWLITILRRENARRFERKQFDYSDVEQDTLMDTTTDSLEQNMEQTNLQRQIMKLPDEYREPLLLQIVMGCSGEEISEILELNKNTVMTRLFRARNQLKDSLTQTDTIQRGVK